GAATACAGTGATGTATCCAATCTTGTAGGGTTGCTTCTTTGCTAATAGTGAAGTCAGTATCCTCGTAGAAGAAATGAATTTCGTGCATCAGTGGATGTAAAAACTAAGTTGGACTCTCTTTCCATCATCCTCAAATTTGACTTCATCACATAGATTCTTCATTAGGAAGATGCCTCGACCGCCTGGTTTTTCTAGATTTTCAGGTGCTGTAGGATCAGGTAATGTGTCATAGTCAAAGCCCTCACCTTCATCCTGAATAGTGAACAGGATGAGACTGTCTTCTAGCTTGAGAGACAAATCGACGTTTTTATCCTTGTCTGACTTGTTGCCATGTACGATAGCATTGTTGACGGACTCTGTCACAGCGATCATGATGTTGCCATAGATGTCATCGTCAAATTGGAATTTCTCTTTGGCATTGTCAATGAAGCTTTCGATGATTCGAATGTTTTCTGACAGTGACGGGATCTGAATTTTAATGGCGTCCATTGTTAATTGTTTTAGCGGTCACAAATATATTATTGTTCATTTAACCTTTGGAAGTATTTATTTACTTCTTCCTTGTAGTAAGGGTTCATTTTAGGGGGTAATGTCTGCAACAACTCCAGTTCGGATTGTTTGGTTTTGATGTATTCCTCATATTTCTTGGCTGTGTTGTGGATTTCTTCTTGTGCTGTTTGTGCTTCTCTTTGTTGATCGAGTTCTCGTTCTCTTAGTGCATCTTCGGATTGTAGCATCTTAGTCAAGATGTCTTGTTGGCGTTGTATGGTTTGTTGCGTGATGTTCTTATTGACGAGATCTGTTTCGGTTTGTTCCATCTTTTTGATGATGTCTTTTAGATTGTTTGAGAGTCCTTGGTCCCCATTATTGAGCTCATTTTCTATTTGTTGGAGCTGTTGACGTATCATTTCTTGTTCTGCAGCGAGTTCTGCTAATTCTTGAGAGAGTGGTTTTCCTGTTTTGCCACTTTTCTTTAGGTCTTGAATTTTCTTACTGAGTTCTTGTTGGAGCTGTGACATGCTTGGCATGGGCTTTTTCTTGCCTTTTTGTCCGGGCTGTGGCATGCCCATGGATTCTGCCATTTGCTGCTGCAATTGTTGTAGTACGTCGTTGAGAAGCAAGGCGAGATTGTTGATGGAGGTCATTGTGTATTGTTGATTGACTACCGCATCATTCTTTTTGCGATCTTTCATGCCTTGCAGACTGGCTTCAATATGGTTGTTCATGGCATCTAGTTCACGAGTGACGAAACTTTGTATCTGAAATACCCTACTAGCCAATGAGAGTAAACTGTCCTCAATAATGACTGCATCATCTCGGAGTTTGAGTTGTAGCTGAGATAAGGAGACAAAACGGGGGTCGCTTTGATTGACTGCTTTGAATTCTTCCATGAGATCTTCTTGATCAAAGGATAGCTTGAGTAGGTTGTCGAGTATATCTCGTAGATGATCAAGATTTTCTTGTAACATTTCCATTTCCATTGAAGTCTGCATGGACTTCATCTGATTGCTGAGACTTTCTATTTGTTCAGCTGCTTTTTGTTGTTGTTCTTGTGACTTTTTGCGTTTGCCTTGTTCTAGGCTTTGGTTGATTTCTTCTTGAGTTTGGTTGATTTCTTCTTGTTCCGTACTGAGGTCATCTAGTTTTTCGGGTTGGCTGAGCTTTTCATTGAGTTCTTCTAGTTTGTCTATCTCTTCTTGAAGTTGATCAAACTTTTGGTTGAGCTCCTCTTGATTTTCTTGAGTTGTTTCGAGGTTCGTATCTTTTTCACCTGTTTCTTGTGCGAGATCAGATTGCTGTTGTTTAAGTTGATCAAGATCTTGGATGATTTCATCCATTTTGTAATCGAATTGCATGCGTTTGAACATTTCCAGAGCGCGTTCTATTTCCTTTTCAAGATTCTTTTCCTTTTGTTGAATGTCTTGCATCAATTCGTCCAAATTCGTTTTGCTTTGATCGTCTTGCAATAATTTTTGTAGCTCTTCATAAAGTTTTTTTGTTTCTTCATCCAAGATATCTTCCATCAATTTTTGTAACTGTGCGGATTTTTTTTGTAGTTCTGGGTTGGGTTTATGAAATTTATTTTGCTTTTCTGTCAATTCTTTGTGCTTTTTAGCTAATTGCTGGATGTCTTTTTCGAGCCCTTTTTTGTCTTGTAGTAGGGTGTTTATTTTTTTCTTTTCTTGCCAGTTGTTGTTATTGTTCTTTTTGAGATCTCGTTGTATCTCTTCTATTTGTTCACGAATGTCTTCTGCTTTGTCAAGTGTCCTATGGATATCTGATTTCGCTTGAGCAGCAGTTTTTTCTATTTCTGCGTCGATTTCTGTATTATCAGGTAGTTTGAAACTATGTTTTTGAGAGCGTGCTGGTTTGTATCCATTGATTGCGTCATTGTCGTATACGCGAACATAATAGTGGAGTATTTCTCCAGGGTGTAGATCGATCGAATCTAAGGATAATTGATAAAAGAAGTTTTGAGCGTTGTGCGATGAGACCAATTGCATAGGTAGTCTTTTGGTTTCCTCATGGACCTCATAGATGAATTCTAAGCTACTAAACCCGTAATCATCCATGATACTTCCAGTGACTATTACATATTGGTACAAGGTAGTATCTGATATCGTTTGTAGGTTTATGATTGGAAATTGATCCTTGATTACATCTATTTGATATGAAATGGGCTGTTTGTTCTTACCGTGCTGATTACGGAGTTGTATTTGATAATCTTGGGTATGGAGGAGCTGTTTATATGCGGTAAATTGATTTTGATGTGGAGATTGCATTTCGATGGTGTCTTCTGTCATTTGTAAACTGATGCCATTCGATTCTATAGATTCAATTGTCCAGTGCGCTGTGGTTCCTTCGGGTACTGTAAGATTGCCATTGTTTGAAATCTTAGTGTTTTCTAGACCCGTATACGGGGGATATTGTAATTGTATATTGAGGTTTTTGATGTCTGGTCTTGATCTGACTTCTATCGTATAGGTTTTGGACTTGTAGTTTCCAGCCAAGATTTGGAAGGAAAAATCATTTTGTACTCTCGGATATTGGTAGTTGATGTGTGTTGCATCACTGAATTTCATTTTGTTCGTTTTGCCGTGAGCTTTCAAATAGAACTGATCGGGTACGGCCTCTCCTTCTACAACCATCTCAATGGTAAAGGGTTCGTTTTTGAAAGCAACAAATGTTTCAAAAGCAGGTTTCACATGAAACAATGCATCATTGTATTCTTTATCGTAGTGGATAATTCGATGGGTACTCTCCGTCAAGAAATGAGGAATAATCATGAGTAGCAGTAGTATCAATGCTGCAGGGAAGAGTAAATAGCGTAAATACTTGTAGTTAGTTTTGAGATTTATGCTTGTGTTAAAATCAAAAACCGATAGTTCGTTTGTACGCTGTTCAATACTTGCTTTAAGTAAAGAGGTTTCTTGGTGGTTTATCTGTAACTGTATAGTATTCAGTAATTTATCATCGAGATTTGGAAAATATTTGCCAATTTCTCGCGCAGCATCTTTGTCGCTGATCTGTTTGCTACTGTTTAGATAGTGATAGAGTGGTAGTATGAGATAGCGAATGAGCGTGAACAAAAAGGTGGCGAATAATAGGAGCAATAGAGAAAATCTGCCTGACTCAGAAAAGCGAAAGGAAAATTCTAAGCTGTTGACTATAAGATACGAGCTGAGCAAAACGATGAAGAAGAGAATTCCGTTTTTGATGAGTTTGTTCAAAAACAGTTTCTTTTTATACGCCTGTATCTTTTGTGTTAGTTTGATTGCTCTATGTTGTGTTTCTTTTTTCAATAGCTCGTTATCTTTTCGAAATAGATGTGTTCGATCTGCTTCGATAGCTTTTCATAGTCTTTTAACCCTTGAAGTGTCCGTGGAGTTATGAAATACTCTGGATATATGTTGAAAACACCAATTGCGTTCGTTTTTGACGATGAATTGAAAGATTGTTTGATTGATCTTATAATGTATTGATTATCAGAACTTAATGAGTCAATTTTTATCAATTTTTTAGAAATGAAAGGCTTATACGGCGTGTTCTCAGATTCATTCCGTACCTCTACCCTGATTTTTGCCAAAAAACGTGGGTCTAAAACGGCATTTTTTAACTCGGGCAATTTTTGAATTCCTATGGTGATAGTGTCTTCTAAACTATTATGTAGAAGTGTGGTTGTATCAATTTGTATATCAAGAGAGTCCAAGCCTAACCAGTCTCTACATAGAATGATATCTTCTAGATTGTGGAAGTTTTCAAAAGTATAAAACTCTACAAAGGCAGTGTTACTTCTAATCGCTTTGAACTCGCTGTATTTATTGGATAGTATTTGGTTTAAAAAATGAACGGACTTTATCTTGGAAGAGTCTCGGGATGACACTTGAATGATATCAATATTTCTCTCCCGAAACTCATGAAGTATGGCTTCTTCATTTTTAAGGAACCTGAGATTGATAGTTTGGATATTGCTGCTAGAGTCTAGTGCGTGGAGACGGTAGAGAATATCCGTATCTGCAAGTGTGATTTCGTATGGTGCGGCTTCTTGTTTTTCAATGGGTTGGGAGAGCTCTACGACGAATTGCTCAGCTATATTTTTGTTTTGTGTAGAATCTAACGTGAGTATACTGCTGGTGAAATTGATGTTGAGTGTTTCACGTGAATCAGATTCAATACTATGCTGGTCTATATCTTTACACGATATTAGAGCACATAATATGATAAGAGAATGGAGTGTATTGCGCATGGTCAAAATACTAAACCTATTTCTTTCTCAAAATATTCCATAGTATGAATTTTCAGTAATTTTTCTTGTTCCATCAAATTCAGGTTCGGTACTTTCTTGTCTTCAATCCAATGAGGCCAGCCTTCTTCATCGAGTCCCTCTAGTGTATAGTATCCTGATAGACTGAGTACTTTGCATATACCGATATGAATCAGGTCTTGTTTTTCTTCTTTGGAAAATGGAACATGTCCCCTACCCAATTCTTGTACGCCGATCAAGAATAGAATGCTATTTAAATCACTGGGTTTTTTTCCAATGACAATTTTTAATGACTCGCGTAGTTTGAGCCATTTCCGGTCCAAATCAAGATCTCTTTTCATTCTATCTACTTCTATTTTCAAAGATAATTGACCTCTATACAGGAATCTATAATTATCTTGAAGAAAGCCCGATAAGATATGAATTTAACCAAATATTGGAAGGGATTTGTCTCTTTGGTTTATCCCATGACCTGTACAAATTGTGCTCGACCACTTGTTGATGGTGAAGAGTTGCTGTGTTTGCATTGCCGAATGGATCTACCTCTCATAGATTATTATAAAGTACGTGACAATCCATTGTATGAGTATTTATGTGGTGTGATAGAAATTGAAGCGGCTTACGCTTATATGCGCTATCAGAAGAATGGGATGGCTCAGACGCTGCTGCGTCAGTTAAAGTACCAGGGATCGTCTCAAACGGGCTTTGTTTTGGGCAAATGGTTGGGACATGCAATGGTGTCCGATAAGCTTCAATTTGATTGTATTGTTCCTGTCCCTTTGCACCTCTCTCGCATGCGAAAAAGGGGATATAATCAGTCTTTAGAGATTGCTAAGGGGATGAGTAAAGTGTTGGGAACTCCAATCATGCAACACGCTATTGTACGTGTTTCTATGTCAACGTCTCAGGCGAAAAAAAGCCGTTTGGACAGGTTCAAGAGCAATCAATCTGAATATCAAGTGGTGAATCAATCAATATTGGAAAAGAAGCGTGTCTTGCTGGTTGATGATGTGATTACAACAGGGGCTACTATCACGTCGATCTCTAAACTACTTCTAGATCATGGTGTGAAAGCTCTGTCTGTGGCATGCTTGGCGACTGGAAAATAAAAAGGCTTGCTGCAGTGCAACAAGCCTTAAATGCTTTCCTTAATTTAAGGATTATTAGTAGTTGGTTCCAGCTCTAATCATCGCACATCTAAATCCAATGGTAGATGTGGCAGAATCCTCGGCCAAGAATCTCCTCGTACCAGGTGACATCCAATAAGCTACATCTGCCCATGATCCACCTTTATATACTCTTACTCTGTCACTGATGAGTGATTGGAAATTTTCAAAATCATAACCATCTTCTTCATCCAAGAAACCATCGTTTCTGACTGGGTTTAGATCATCAAAATCTTGGTAAGATAATGGACGGTATACATCTTGTACCCACTCATTTACGTTTCCTGCCATGTTGTATAGACCGAAATCATTTGGAGGATAATCATAAATGTATGTGGTGATCATTGCTCCGTCATTCAACTTACCAGCGATACCGGCATAGTCTCCACGACCTCTTTTGAAGTTGGCCATGAATGTACCAATCTTTTTGCCGTATGGATTTCTGAGTGCGTGACCATCCCATGGATAGAGACGTCTGTGCGTTTGGTTCTCATCCAACCATTGTGTACCGATAAGAGCTTGTGCAGCATACTCCCATTCTGCTTCAGTAGGGAGTCGATAGTTCGGCAATACAAAACCAGTTTCCAAAGGAATTCTTTGGTTTGGTTTGGTTTCGGCCTCTGCCCCACCCTCATAGTCTTCGTAGTAGCCTGCTTCTTCAGCGAGCTTCTGGTTGACAACAATTGATCTCCAGCTGCAGTAATCTTGTGCTTGTTTCCATGTCACACCCACTACTGGGAAAAAACGGAAACCAGGGTACCTCAAGTAATGATCAACATAAGGGTCATTGTATGCCAACTCTCTAGACCATACAGTCGTGTCTGGCAATGCTGACTTGAAAAATGCTGCAGATGAATCCATGCGCACATAGTGTAGGTACTCTAACCAGTGCACATTGGCTACTTCTGTTTCATCCATGTAAAACGATGCTACCGTCACAGTCCTTTCCAGGTTGTTGTTGGTATGCATGATGTCCTCCTCGAAAGTTCCGAGTATGGTACGTCCACCTTCAATGAATCGCAAGTTCGGCCCATCAGGCTGACCTCTAAATTCACTGACTTCAAATGCACCTTCTTCGTTGTATTCTAGTCCCGTTACGGAACTATAATTCCCAGGATTTTGACTAGTTGCATGTCCGCCACCTCCACCACAAGAGCTTAATGCAAAACCTAGTCCTAGGATAAACGCTGATGCGTTTAAGAAAGGAATAAATTTCTTCATAACAATTATCAAATTTTATTCGAACTCCTAAAATAGCTACAAAATTCAACAAAACAAATTGCAAACCGTTTCGCTACTGATTTTCAGCAGGAATTAGTCTTAAGAATTTCAAATGCAACTGCTTTGAAGCCTGTAAACTCATTTCTATTAATAAAATCCAAAAGTATTCAAAATATTGTCTATTTGGTCAAATTATTTGATAAATGATATAGAATAAATGTCGCGAAATCTTAATGGTTTATTCATATAGACACAAATGCAAGAATTTTCTGTAAATTTGCCCTTAGAATGTCACAGACAGAGGTTTTATCATATCGCCCCCTTTTGATGTCAGTCGCTTACAACCTCGTAGGCTGTCGGTCGACTGCCGAAGATTTGGTACAAGACACTTTTTTTAGTTGGCTTAGGTTGGATACACATACTATACAGGATGCGAAATCGTATCTGACAAAAACCGTTACAAACAAGTGCTTGAATTATTTGAAATCTATCAAGATCAAGCGAGAGGAACTGATTGATAATGTAAGCCCTGCAGCAGTATCTGTAAGTTTCACTCCTGATTTCTCAAATTTGGATTTGAAATGTGAAGTAACTCACGCTATGTCTTTGATCTTTAAAAAACTTGCTCCGACAGAGCGCGCAGTATTTGTACTAAAGGAACTGTTCAATTTTGATTATTCTGATTTGACTACCATTCTTGGTAAGAAGGCGGACAATTGTCGGAAGATTTTTAGTCGTGCACAGCTGAAACTAGGCGATGAAACCGAGCGGTTTAGTGTCGATGTGGACAAGCTACGCAAAACGGTAGTAGACTTCAAAAACGCTACGCTAGGTGAATTTTCGGATTTGATCGAAAATTTGAAAACCGATATCAATAAGTAGTTCTTAGAATTCTTCTTATAGGTTGATTTTGTGCATAGGCCAATTTTTATGCGGAGAATTTTACTCCGTCTGAAGTTTTAGAACTTGATGACTGTAGTGTTTTTTTGACTTGTCAAAGTGGCAGGAAGGCATGTGTTGATTTCTTCACGAAGTGCCTTGACCATTTTATGCTTCACAAAACTTTTCTTAATCACCAGTCCTACTTCTCTAGTGGGAATAGGTTCTGTAAATTTTCTGACTTTGGATTTGTCGTCTTTGCTTAGATCATATGTGAAAAGCTCCGGAATCAAAGTATAGCCTCCCCGTTTGTCAACAAGTTTTTTGAGAGCTTCTAGCGACCCACTTTCGTAGTGTACACGATTGTTGTAGCGTTCTGAGCGACTGACATTGCAGATGTTGAGTGTTTGTTGACGAAAGCAGTGTCCTTCGTTCAATATCCATAAACCTTCAGGGTTGAGTTCACTGGCTTCTACTTTTGAACTGTTGTATAATGGGTGACGGTGTGAGACATAGAGCGAAAACTCTTCGTAGAAAAGCGGAATTTCCTTAAAATCCGTTTCTTTGAGAGGGGTCACAAGTATACCAATATCAATTTGATCCTTTTTTAGTAGGTCAACCAAACTATCCGTCATGTGCTCGGAGATTTGTAGGTTGATAAAAGGATACTTTTCGATGAAACTAGAAATGAAAAGAGGGACAAGATAGGGAGCCAATGTAGGAATTACCCCGATTCTGATGTCGCCTTTGATATCATGTTTTTCTTCGTCAATGATTTCGCTGATGCGCTGCGATTCGTTGAGAATCACTCGTGCTTGTTCCAAAATTTTCTTGCCGATTTCGGTGGGTTGTACGGGGTGTTTGGATCGGTCAAAGAGGCTCACACCAAGTGAATCTTCCAGCTTTTGAATTTGCATACTTAGCGTGGGTTGAGTCACAAAGCATTTTTCTGCCGCAAGGGCAAAATGACGGTAATTGTCGAGAGCGACGATATATTCTAGCTGGACGAGTGTCAAGGCAATGAGTTTAAAGATGATTGAAGGCTCAAACTTGAGCCTTCAATTCTAATGCTTTTATTCGAGAATTTTGAATTCAACTCGTCGATTCTGCTTACGGTCTGCTACAGTATCATTGGATGCTACTGGTTGAGATTCTCCATAGCCGACGGTGACCATTCTACTGGTGTTTATACCGTGTGATTTGAAATAATTGTAAACCGAATTTGCTCTACGTTTGGATAGTTGTTGGTTGTAGTCTTTGTCACCTATCGAATCACTATGGCCTGAGATTTCTATTTTCTCAATTTCTCCTGATTGCAGCATTTCCAAAATACGGTGTAGCTCAGGGTAAGATGCTGTTTTGAGTTCGTCTTGATCAAAATCAAAGAAGATATTGTTGAGTACAACAGCCGCTCCTGTATGGATTGGGTTGAGTGTGAGGTCTTGAACTATTGTTCTAGATTCTGTTTCTTCGTTTAGATCGATGTGTTCATTCTGAGCAAGATATCCTCGTTTTTCAGCCAAGAAACCATAGCGTGCTCCTGATCTTACTTTGAATTCGTAGATGCCATTTTCGTCAGTTTGTGTTTCACCTACTTTAAGGCCGTCGGGTAGTCTTTCTACGATGATTTTTCCGACGATAGGTTGATTGGTCTCTTCGTCTATCACTTGGCCTTTGACGGTTACGAATATTTCGGTGATTGGGACAACCGGAGCAGCGGCAACCACAGGCTCTTCTTCTACAGGTTCGTCTGTACTTGCAATGACTCCTTCTTCAGGCATTTCTTTCTCTGGGTCGATGAATAGTTCGTCTATGCGGAACTGGAAGACATCAGTATTCTCGTCAGAAGACCCTCGTGTGAAATAGGCATGGCTACCTGTAGCAGGTAAGTTAAAATATGTGTCATCCTCTGGTCCATTGACTCCTCTTCCCATGTTTTCTGGAGAAGACCAGTTGGTCCATGTATCATCCAATCTCTTGGATACATAGATATCTGCCCCACCGTATCCTCGGAACCCCTTGGATGTGAAGTAGAGGGTTTCATTGTCTGAATCTAGAAAAGGGGCATATTCTGCATCAGCAGAGTTGATGGTTACGCCCATATTGAGCGGTTCGGACCACATTTCCGAATTGGGCTTTTTGAATGAGGCATAGAGATCTCTATCTCCATTGGTATCATCTCTCTCCAATGACATGATGATGATTTCGGTATCAGCACTCATATAAAAATCTGCCTGATCTGAATAGTTGTAGGAGTTTTCGATATCGATGTTTTCTGGTTTATCCCATTTGTCTCCGTCACTTGATCTTGACATGGATATGCCTTCTCCCATTCTGCCTCTCTTTTCGTAGCGGTTGCCTAAGAGCAAAATCGTTTCGTCACCTACTTGGGTAATCGAGCAAATATAGTTGGGTCCAGGAGTGTTGAGAGGTGCACCGATATTTTTGGCGGGTAGCCATTCGTGAGTCTCTTCGTCAAGTTCAGAATACCAAATATCTGAATAGTCGTCCATTCCTCCGACATTGTCTGGGTGGCTCCTTCTACTGAAATACAGCCGCTTGCCATCTGGCGAAAGCAAAGGGCCGAGTTCGACATATTCACTGTTTACATTAGTGCTTAGTCTTTCTGTACTCAAGTTGTTGTTGACATTATCTGCGAGTTCGATCAACACACTAATTGGTATGTTTGAAGAAGATAACCCGATGGCATCAATACTATTGTATCCTGGTACGGTTGTACAGTCGAGATCTACTCGAATGTAGGCAATGCGGTAAGGTGTTTTTTCAAAGAATAAATTGAGTAGTCTACTTTGAAGAGGAATGGGTCTTGCATTCAGGTCGAAAAGTAGATACTCATTGTCTAATGAATCATAGGCGAAGACTTTGCTGACAGCACCTGGGTTTTCGGTTTCTGCTATTGCAATTTGTTGTGCTCGAATAGGCTCGTCAAACTTGACAACTATATATTCTTGGCCATTTGTTTTAGCGGGTCGCCAGGCATTTGGGCTTTCTCCGCCCGATGGATATACATTTGGAGAATGAAGAGCTTGGCTTGCGGCATACTGCAAAGCTGTCAATTCTGAGGTGACAAACATGACTTCAGATGCCCATTGTACAGTCTCTTGAGCCGATGCTCTAGTGCCTAGTAATACTATAATGAGGAGAATGGTAAATTTCTTCATTCAGGTTAGATACGATTGATGTAAATTTGAATCATAGACTGGCAGGAATCAAAGATATTCAAATTATTTTATTGTTGAATTATTCTTACTTCTACTCGTCTGTTTTTTGTACGAGCTTCGGGTGTTCTTTCTCGTGTCAAAGGTTCGGTCCCTCCGAAGGCTTTTGTACGAATTCTGCTTTTCTTAATTCCTTTTTTGATTAAATATTCTTTGACGGCTAAAACTCTCTCTTCGGAAAGCTCTAAGTTGGCTTGAGCATTTCCCTGAAAATCAGTATGTCCTTCAAGTTGAATGATGGTGTTAGGTCGTTGGTCGAGCCAATCTGCTAAGGCATCTAACTCTTCGTATGATTCTGGAGTGATGACGGATTTTCCTCTTGCAAAAATTAGATTGTCGAGTGATATTTTTTCATGCATGGCATCTGGCTCCATTTTGAAATTCTTTTCGATGAGTCCAATCCCTTTGTCTGTTACGACAAACTCTTCACTTATTGTTTTGTATCCATCTGCCTTGACATTGAGAATGTATTTTTGGTTTTCGATCATATAGAGTTCGTAGACCCCATTGGACTGATTTGTTTTGGAGACCCCCATGTCGTCATAGTAGGGTAGCTTTTCGTAAAAAACACTGGCAAGAATCGCCTTGTTGTCGTTGGGGTCTGTCACAGTACCTGTGACACGTATCATTTTGTCTTGATCTTGGGCTATCACTTGTGTACATAAACTCACAAGGAGTAAAGCTAGAATGGGTCTTAGAAACATGGTGTTAGGTTCAGTATTCAATTCAAGCTCAAAGATGACAAAAAAAATTAATTTTTTTGGATTATTCCAATCAATAGATTTCGATAGGAATCTAATTTCTAAATATGAAATAGAATGATTCTTAGAATAGCCACTCTTGTTTCTTGGAATGTCTTGCCATTCGTTAGGTGGTCTCGTTGTGCTTCTTATATTTGTTGGCATTATTACGAGTAGTTCAGATGGCGGGTACAAAACCAAACACTTCACTTAATCTTTATAAAAACCGATCCAAATTCAAATGGGTTGTACTTGGGGTTTCTGTGTTTATCAGTTTGGTTTCCATTTACTATACGAATGTCCTTGTCGGCCAACTCAAAAGTCGCGAGGAGAAACACATTGGCCTATATGCAAGTACTTTGGAGTACATAGCCAATCAGCAAAACAATTCTGACATGAATTTTGTGTTTGAGGAAATCATAGTATCCAATAAGTCCATCCCAGTAATCGTGACGGATGAAATAGGAAAGCCGCTTCAGTCTCGAAACATTCCCAAAGTAGACCGGGCCGTGACACCCAAAGAAAAAAATAAGATTCTCAAGGAAGAACTGGAAATTATGGAGTCGGAGCACGAGCCCCTTCTCGTGACACTCCGTACAGATGGGAACATTACGGGGTATCAGTTTATATACTATCGCAACTCCTCATTACTTGCACAATTGAAGTATTACCCTGTCGTGCAGTTATCTATCATTGGTATTTTTGGAATGATTGCTTTTTTGGTGTTCAACTATTCCAAAGCGGCAGAGCAAAACCGTGTTTGGGTGGGGATGGCCAAAGAGACCGCACATCAACTGGGTACGCCGATTTCGTCACTCATGGCCTGGGTCGAGTACCTGAAGGCGGACGAAAATTTAACAGACAAAGAGATCATTGTCGAACTCGAAAAGGATGTCGAACGTCTCAATATGATTACTTCACGGTTCTCCAATATTGGTTCTGAACCGACACTAGAAAGTGCCAATGTGTATCGTGTCATTGATGATACGATTGCATATCTCAAACGTCGGGTATCAACCAAGGTGATTTTTACAATCCGGTGTTTCCCCAACGATGAGCTAGAGGCTAACCTCAATATTCCGTTGTTTGAATGGGTGATCGAAAACATTTGTAAAAATGCTGTAGATGCCATGAGCGGAGATGGCCAGATCAATATCAGTATTTTAAAAGCCAATGAAGGACACGTGGTTGTCGATATCGCGGATACAGGTAAGGGAATTGCAAAATCAATGATACCCAAGATTTTTCAACCAGGGTATTCTACCAAAAAGCGTGGCTGGGGACTGGGGCTTACTTTGGTCAAGCGAATCATAGAGAATTACCACAAGGGAAAAATCTATGTCAAAGACTCGGAATTGAACAAGGGAACAACGTTTAGAATTTCGCTCAGATCGTGAGGCATTTAAAAAGAAAAATGATAGTTGGGGATTAAAGGAAGATACTTTAACTTCGCACTTTGAAAAAATAGGACACAATTTTCATAGAATAAAATATCTAGAAATGGCAAATAGTGGTAAAATCACACAAGTTATTGGCCCAGTAGTAGACGTAAGCTTCGAGGCTGAAGGGTCTAAAATTCCAAATATTTTGGACGCACTCTACGTGACCAAAGAAAACGGTCAAAAGGT
The DNA window shown above is from Reichenbachiella sp. 5M10 and carries:
- a CDS encoding OmpA family protein; translated protein: MKKFTILLIIVLLGTRASAQETVQWASEVMFVTSELTALQYAASQALHSPNVYPSGGESPNAWRPAKTNGQEYIVVKFDEPIRAQQIAIAETENPGAVSKVFAYDSLDNEYLLFDLNARPIPLQSRLLNLFFEKTPYRIAYIRVDLDCTTVPGYNSIDAIGLSSSNIPISVLIELADNVNNNLSTERLSTNVNSEYVELGPLLSPDGKRLYFSRRSHPDNVGGMDDYSDIWYSELDEETHEWLPAKNIGAPLNTPGPNYICSITQVGDETILLLGNRYEKRGRMGEGISMSRSSDGDKWDKPENIDIENSYNYSDQADFYMSADTEIIIMSLERDDTNGDRDLYASFKKPNSEMWSEPLNMGVTINSADAEYAPFLDSDNETLYFTSKGFRGYGGADIYVSKRLDDTWTNWSSPENMGRGVNGPEDDTYFNLPATGSHAYFTRGSSDENTDVFQFRIDELFIDPEKEMPEEGVIASTDEPVEEEPVVAAAPVVPITEIFVTVKGQVIDEETNQPIVGKIIVERLPDGLKVGETQTDENGIYEFKVRSGARYGFLAEKRGYLAQNEHIDLNEETESRTIVQDLTLNPIHTGAAVVLNNIFFDFDQDELKTASYPELHRILEMLQSGEIEKIEISGHSDSIGDKDYNQQLSKRRANSVYNYFKSHGINTSRMVTVGYGESQPVASNDTVADRKQNRRVEFKILE
- a CDS encoding OmpA family protein, which gives rise to MIRVTGTVTDPNDNKAILASVFYEKLPYYDDMGVSKTNQSNGVYELYMIENQKYILNVKADGYKTISEEFVVTDKGIGLIEKNFKMEPDAMHEKISLDNLIFARGKSVITPESYEELDALADWLDQRPNTIIQLEGHTDFQGNAQANLELSEERVLAVKEYLIKKGIKKSRIRTKAFGGTEPLTRERTPEARTKNRRVEVRIIQQ
- a CDS encoding PAS domain-containing sensor histidine kinase, yielding MAGTKPNTSLNLYKNRSKFKWVVLGVSVFISLVSIYYTNVLVGQLKSREEKHIGLYASTLEYIANQQNNSDMNFVFEEIIVSNKSIPVIVTDEIGKPLQSRNIPKVDRAVTPKEKNKILKEELEIMESEHEPLLVTLRTDGNITGYQFIYYRNSSLLAQLKYYPVVQLSIIGIFGMIAFLVFNYSKAAEQNRVWVGMAKETAHQLGTPISSLMAWVEYLKADENLTDKEIIVELEKDVERLNMITSRFSNIGSEPTLESANVYRVIDDTIAYLKRRVSTKVIFTIRCFPNDELEANLNIPLFEWVIENICKNAVDAMSGDGQINISILKANEGHVVVDIADTGKGIAKSMIPKIFQPGYSTKKRGWGLGLTLVKRIIENYHKGKIYVKDSELNKGTTFRISLRS